A genomic window from Triticum urartu cultivar G1812 chromosome 7, Tu2.1, whole genome shotgun sequence includes:
- the LOC125520858 gene encoding acyl transferase 5-like → MTNTPTVTKSPPALIPPAGPTPCGTLPLSSIDKTVAGSGFVNLMQVFPLPSISAARKDQGAVAAVAAMRDGFARALVPYYPVAGRIVSSGLAVDCTGEGIWFVEAAASCTLADVDGLDCCPLLIPGELLLPCPPPGEKLNDLILMAQATRFTCGGFAVGIRFSHAVFDGHGAAQFLTAVGELARGLKVPSVAPVWDRDAIPDPPSPLPGQLTEFRLVTQVADISAESIARVKDEFKQAAATSMGEVCSTFDAVTAVVFKCRALALASALPDDAEVRMAFAASTRHLLRGVLPTVEGYYGNCVFLACATRTGRAVREATLAEVVGAVREAKEAVPARFAGWMRGVEQYDVPPLDYSTVTLSDWSRLGFDEVDYGFGAPGYVFPLNDHVNFVAALNYVRPPAPRRGGIRVVLRCVEEPHAAAFAVELAKFA, encoded by the coding sequence ATGACCAACACGCCCACCGTTACCAAATCGCCGCCGGCGCTCATCCCGCCGGCGGGGCCTACCCCCTGCGGCACCCTCCCGCTCTCCTCCATTGACAAGACCGTCGCCGGCTCCGGCTTTGTGAACCTTATGCAGGTCTTTCCCCTGCCCTCGATCTCCGCCGCCCGCAAGGACCAGGGCGCCGTCGCGGCCGTGGCCGCAATGCGCGACGGGTTCGCGAGGGCGCTTGTGCCGTACTATCCGGTTGCCGGCCGCATCGTCTCGAGCGGCCTCGCGGTGGACTGCACCGGGGAGGGCATCTGGTTTGTGGAAGCAGCCGCGAGCTGCACGCTCGCCGACGTGGACGGCCTCGACTGCTGCCCGCTGCTCATCCCAGGAGAGCTCCTCCTCCCTTGCCCTCCCCCCGGCGAGAAGCTCAACGACCTCATCCTCATGGCCCAGGCCACGAGGTTCACCTGCGGCGGGTTCGCCGTCGGGATCCGCTTCAGCCACGCGGTGTTCGACGGGCATGGGGCTGCGCAGTTCCTTACGGCGGTGGGGGAGCTAGCGCGGGGGCTCAAGGTGCCGTCAGTGGCTCCGGTGTGGGACCGCGACGCGATCCCAGACCCTCCAAGCCCGCTGCCGGGGCAGCTCACGGAGTTCAGGCTCGTGACCCAGGTGGCCGACATCTCGGCGGAGAGCATCGCGCGCGTGAAGGACGAGTTCAAGCAGGCTGCCGCGACATCGATGGGGGAGGTGTGCTCCACCTTTGACGCGGTGACGGCCGTGGTGTTCAAGTGCCGCGCGCTGGCGCTGGCGTCGGCGCtccccgacgacgccgaggtcCGGATGGCCTTTGCCGCCAGCACGCGGCACCTTCTCCGCGGCGTGCTGCCGACGGTGGAGGGCTACTACGGCAACTGCGTATTCCTGGCGTGCGCCACGAGGACCGGCAGGGCCGTCCGGGAGGCCACGCTGGCGGAGGTGGTCGGCGCGGTACGGGAGGCGAAGGAGGCGGTTCCCGCTCGGTTCGCGGGCTGGATGCGCGGCGTCGAGCAGTACGACGTGCCGCCGCTGGACTACAGCACAGTGACGTTGTCGGACTGGAGTCGTCTCGGCTTCGACGAGGTGGACTACGGCTTCGGTGCGCCCGGGTACGTGTTCCCGCTCAACGACCACGTCAATTTCGTCGCGGCGCTCAACTACGTCAGGCCGCCGGCGCCCAGGCGTGGGGGCATCCGGGTGGTGCTCCGCTGCGTCGAGGAGCCTCATGCCGCCGCGTTCGCCGTCGAGCTCGCCAAGTTCGCCTAG